A genomic window from Plutella xylostella chromosome 23, ilPluXylo3.1, whole genome shotgun sequence includes:
- the LOC105383945 gene encoding uncharacterized protein LOC105383945 produces MDTTKDTMSLNSSVNSALQDHSEDLNTVSTKNYVKELLKSRIFLGRYVERRLVDKYIGYRDIIVLSPAETELRRDLEESLHKLRSLNRFRWIGITDTDKLNYSPAGICLWCEIDNQPFGPFWFQVKTVQYRNDEVIVKVKCVRHITDAFLEAEPILTGKVKVNAKASKVEQSTESLGEAVTAIKGTLATALSITNVKEFVTFLIALVIAIFTGSSAFITFLGNFTLALVRETSYLIKNSTPMFLGFLDFISKIIGGFYILLAMFFRPKPDPPTNRRRISYYAEPNHTNFDSRCID; encoded by the coding sequence TTCATCTGTAAACTCGGCATTACAGGATCATAGTGAAGATTTAAATACGGTATCGACAAAGAACTACGTGAAAGAGTTGCTGAAGTCAAGAATATTTTTAGGCCGCTATGTAGAGCGTAGACTTGTCGATAAATATATCGGTTATCGCGACATAATTGTACTAAGTCCAGCAGAAACAGAACTAAGAAGAGATTTAGAAGAGAGTTTGCACAAACTGCGATCACTGAACAGGTTTAGATGGATTGGTATTACTGACACTGATAAACTGAACTACAGCCCTGCAGGTATCTGTTTGTGGTGTGAAATAGATAATCAACCGTTCGGACCTTTCTGGTTCCAAGTTAAGACAGTGCAATACAGAAATGATGAAGTTATTGTGAAAGTTAAATGTGTGAGACACATAACAGATGCATTTTTGGAAGCTGAGCCAATATTGACTGGTAAAGTTAAAGTAAATGCAAAGGCCAGTAAGGTTGAACAAAGCACTGAAAGCCTTGGTGAAGCTGTAACTGCAATAAAAGGGACATTAGCTACTGCTCTATCAATTACAAATGTAAAAGAATTTGTAACATTCCTGATAGCATTGGTTATTGCAATATTTACAGGGAGTTCAGCATTTATAACATTTCTGGGTAATTTCACATTGGCATTGGTTAGAGAAACATCTTATCTCATTAAGAATTCAACACCTATGTTCCTAGGGTTTCTGGattttattagtaaaataattGGTGGTTTCTATATTCTTCTGGCCATGTTCTTCAGGCCAAAACCGGATCCACCTACTAATAGGAGAAGAATATCTTACTATGCGGAACCTAACCATACTAACTTTGATAGTAGATGTATTGACTga
- the LOC105383946 gene encoding uncharacterized protein LOC105383946 isoform X1 → MSEIEVNSSTAMKTAGDRNMDEILDEGGSSYNTLQGTHMIWESAISKLEENLTMTFSEQEYHSCSIYNRLSRKCNCMNRTEYNDLMIHFNEGSKYELRSDGEVVKNIRILKRFLYMGGSYCKNALMFLEEGLQSSSQDELKEIIDGCIRADVCNVFEGTSLAMQCISLPCKYAVYGDNNTQALAAMVLFKIAEIEGGRQYLNANTKITSDLRKIIRKLDTVLEANTLLILNATYNLLCPLSNANPTIVSFTCKIHEDTDTKFSNKETETKTDIPNESLNSYIPLKKREKIIPRYTE, encoded by the exons ATGAGCGAGATAGAAGTCAATTCTTCAACTGCAATGAAAACAGCTGGTGATAGAAACATGGATGAAATTCTAGATGAAGGAGGCAGTAGCTATAATACTTTGCAG GGGACTCACATGATTTGGGAAAGTGCCATATCCAAATTGGAAGAAAATTTAACTATGACATTTTCTGAGCAg GAATATCACAGTTGTTCCATATACAATAGGCTATCAAGGAAATGCAACTGTATGAACCGCACTGAATAcaacgatttaatgattcacTTTAACGAAGGTTCCAAATACGAGTTGCGGAGCGATGGCGAAGTTGTTAAAAACATTCGCATCTTGAAGAGGTTTCTGTACATGGGAGGCAGTTATTGCAAAAATGCCTTGATGTTCTTAGAGGAG GGTTTGCAAAGCTCATCTCAAGACGAGTTAAAGGAAATAATAGATGGGTGCATCCGCGCAGACGTATGCAATGTGTTCGAAGGAACGTCCCTGGCAATGCAATGCATCTCTTTACCATGCAAATACGCAGTTTACGGCGATAACAATACTCAG GCTTTAGCAGCTATGGTTCTTTTCAAAATAGCAGAAATAGAAGGAGGCAGACAATATCTAAATGCAAACACAAAAATCACATCTGACTTAAGAAAAATCATAAGAAAGCTGGATACTGTGTTAGAAGCTAACACCCTTTTAATTCTGAATGCAACATATAATTTGCTCTGTCCCCTGTCAAATGCAAACCCAACTATTGTATCTTTCACCTGCAAAATTCATGAAGATACAGATACAAAGTTTTCTAATAAAGAAACTGAAACTAAAACAGACATCCCAAATGAAAGTTTAAATAGTTATATACCTTTAAAGAAACgagaaaaaattataccacGCTATACAGAGTAG
- the LOC105383946 gene encoding uncharacterized protein LOC105383946 isoform X2, translating into MIWESAISKLEENLTMTFSEQEYHSCSIYNRLSRKCNCMNRTEYNDLMIHFNEGSKYELRSDGEVVKNIRILKRFLYMGGSYCKNALMFLEEGLQSSSQDELKEIIDGCIRADVCNVFEGTSLAMQCISLPCKYAVYGDNNTQALAAMVLFKIAEIEGGRQYLNANTKITSDLRKIIRKLDTVLEANTLLILNATYNLLCPLSNANPTIVSFTCKIHEDTDTKFSNKETETKTDIPNESLNSYIPLKKREKIIPRYTE; encoded by the exons ATGATTTGGGAAAGTGCCATATCCAAATTGGAAGAAAATTTAACTATGACATTTTCTGAGCAg GAATATCACAGTTGTTCCATATACAATAGGCTATCAAGGAAATGCAACTGTATGAACCGCACTGAATAcaacgatttaatgattcacTTTAACGAAGGTTCCAAATACGAGTTGCGGAGCGATGGCGAAGTTGTTAAAAACATTCGCATCTTGAAGAGGTTTCTGTACATGGGAGGCAGTTATTGCAAAAATGCCTTGATGTTCTTAGAGGAG GGTTTGCAAAGCTCATCTCAAGACGAGTTAAAGGAAATAATAGATGGGTGCATCCGCGCAGACGTATGCAATGTGTTCGAAGGAACGTCCCTGGCAATGCAATGCATCTCTTTACCATGCAAATACGCAGTTTACGGCGATAACAATACTCAG GCTTTAGCAGCTATGGTTCTTTTCAAAATAGCAGAAATAGAAGGAGGCAGACAATATCTAAATGCAAACACAAAAATCACATCTGACTTAAGAAAAATCATAAGAAAGCTGGATACTGTGTTAGAAGCTAACACCCTTTTAATTCTGAATGCAACATATAATTTGCTCTGTCCCCTGTCAAATGCAAACCCAACTATTGTATCTTTCACCTGCAAAATTCATGAAGATACAGATACAAAGTTTTCTAATAAAGAAACTGAAACTAAAACAGACATCCCAAATGAAAGTTTAAATAGTTATATACCTTTAAAGAAACgagaaaaaattataccacGCTATACAGAGTAG
- the LOC105383947 gene encoding protein inturned has product MNNFKAKSHYDSPCDSDNDWTESSGDSKYSDSESSVPEWDSDIGEDGELMYIKLKKDDANPSESTAPLLENCEAFKLRNNFKRSSARHSTKGSIFKVLRSRKPKHAENTQLRKKNESGQSDQILLAGGNNQLVVIQVSKNMIFSSEKNCQLEKLFGISVETYSDGKTLVISDFLPEAQHIYNSKVKKGYHLYKINGIEVNTCNINMVLQRVTEDPDNIKLTFRVKNEEIYFHTEKLLTMKDGPDNTVSQFIKESKCSVIYISNNNAELDTNDDKGVLYCYPRPFSHNFLYNTRGAYMTLNHLAPKSLGTSDPITTTVINNNILINIAYTVNSNDLLLVAFPNSKVELFTTKKVIVHIVKLLEFLYGSLKTCFTKSNNIDKLDCLFSRIFITLLMDKQNHTSNIHNKRNEKDRIKFEDLVASHSVPLPMDVKIQIDEAIAELEAADYREWTDDIDTYQRLYTIVGASLYYSGHLLSSHLQDDDQKEIHALLWLNGILKLSEEKDIEQFIMWKEVFISEHRKQVAGDIKEYRIPDGRWFLLVVGKGHFILATLMEAGGCTEDAVGTTPPSPFYVEECESCVQTLYDVELDKYLARWLAHNSRPQIQTSPETLTRQGKKIRDHLSKSTDTLKLSTLKLAKSQLDLKKRHNSSEQIHLGSSTSETSINTSYVGSHHNIHSLHSQWYNPPQKSYRHSSNLDVSYSEDSNSCKSNSEISDERVQGRRADREQRSRRDSSGSDSDWDRQEGSRASGSIDMSDVRKSLLHEINHVTTHRITAGEENVLFHFVQLESERGVLLAPLKTIESQCNNALYAHIMKTFRSASKKIHELLQHSIRFKKDTPSNHLNKILVAVKEYGMLFQAPQDVLNQCGLSKKNTEPFLFWVVGCIFSEPEPRELYLCYHESVPQDLTEVAYLLSYLE; this is encoded by the exons atgaataattttaaagCTAAGTCTCATTATGATAGTCCATGCGACTCTGATAATGATTGGACCGAATCATCGGGAGATTCCAAATATTCTGATTCAGAAAG TTCAGTTCCGGAATGGGACTCAGATATCGGGGAAGATGGTGAGCTCATGTACATTAAACTAAAAAAGGATGATGCAAATCCTTCCGAATCCACTGCTCCTTTACTCGAGAACTGTGAAGCTTTCAAACTTAGAAACAATTTCAAAAGATCTTCTGCACGGCATTCCACTAAAG GTAGCATATTCAAAGTATTGAGGTCTCGAAAGCCTAAACATGCAGAAAACACCCAACTTAGAAAGAAAAATGAGAGTGGCCAATCAGATCAGATCCTATTGGCAGGAGGCAATAACCAACTGGTTGTTATACAA GTGAGTAAAAACATGATTTTCAGCAGTGAAAAGAACTGCCAGTTAGAGAAACTGTTTGGTATCAGTGTAGAAACATACTCTGATGGTAAAACACTGGTAATATCAGACTTCTTGCCGGAAGCACAACACATTTATAACAGCAAAGTCAAGAAAGGATACCActtgtacaaaataaatggCATTGAAGTCAACACCTGCAATATCAACATGGTCTTACAAAGAGTAACAGAGGACCCTGACaacattaaattaacattCAGAGtgaagaatgaagaaatatattttcatacagAAAAGCTTTTAACTATGAAAGATGGACCAGATAACACTGTATCGCAATTCATAAAGGAATCTAAATGCTCTGTGATATATATTTCTAACAACAATGCTGAGTTGGATACCAATGATGATAAAGGTGTCTTGTATTGCTACCCCCGGCCTTTTAGCCACAACTTTCTGTATAACACTAGAGGGGCGTATATGACGTTAAATCATTTAGCACCGAAATCTCTTGGCACTAGTGATCCAATTACAACAACAGTCATTAACAATAACATCTTGATTAATATAGCATATACTGTAAACTCAAATGATTTGCTTCTGGTTGCTTTCCCAAATAGCAAAGTGGAGTTGTTCACAACAAAAAAAGTTATAGTGCATATTGTAAAACTATTGGAGTTTCTCTATGGATCACTGAAAACTTGCTTTACAAAGTCGAACAATATTGATAAACTGGACTGTTTGTTTTCAagaatttttattactttgttGATGGATAAACAAAATCATACTAGtaatatacataacaaaagAAATGAGAAGGATAGGATAAAGTTTGAGGATTTAGTGGCTTCACACTCGGTTCCCCTTCCGATGGATGTGAAAATACAAATCGATGAAGCCATCGCTGAGCTAGAAGCTGCCGACTATAGAGAATGG ACAGACGATATAGACACCTACCAACGCCTCTACACCATAGTAGGGGCCAGTCTATACTACTCAGGCCACCTTCTATCCTCCCACCTACAAGACGATGACCAGAAGGAAATACACGCATTACTGTGGCTGAATGGAATCCTCAAACTGAGTGAAGAGAAAGATATCGAACAGTTCATTATGTGGAAAGAAGTGTTTATCAGTGAACATCGCAAGCAGGTGGCTGGGGATATTAAAGAGTATAG GATTCCCGATGGACGATGGTTTCTATTAGTCGTGGGAAAAGGACACTTTATTCTGGCAACACTCATGGAGGCTGGAGGGTGCACGGAAGAT GCAGTCGGCACCACCCCTCCATCCCCCTTCTACGTGGAAGAGTGCGAGAGTTGCGTACAGACACTATACGACGTGGAACTGGACAAGTACCTGGCTCGGTGGCTCGCGCACAACTCGCGGCCGCAGATTCAGACATCGCCGGAGACACTCACCAGACAGGGGAAGAAGATTAGGGACCATT TGTCAAAATCGACAGACACGCTGAAACTTTCAACGCTAAAACTGGCGAAATCGCAACTTGATCTCAAGAAACGGCACAACTCATCAGAACAGATCCACCTCGGCTCCAGTACCAGTGAAACGTCTATAAACACCAGCTACGTCGGCAGCCATCACAATATTCACAGTCTGCACAGCCAGTGGTACAATCCGCCGCAGAAATCTTACCGGCATTCCAGTAACTTGGACGTCAGTTATTCGGAAGATTCTAATAGCTGTAAAAGTAACAG TGAAATAAGCGACGAGCGAGTGCAGGGTCGTCGCGCGGATAGAGAACAGCGGAGTCGCCGGGATTCCTCCGGCTCTGACTCAGATTGGGACAGACAG GAAGGAAGTAGAGCCAGTGGAAGTATAGACATGTCGGACGTGAGGAAGTCGTTGCTACACGAGATAAATCATGTCACTACGCACAG aatAACAGCAGGCGAAGAAAACGTTTTATTCCATTTTGTTCAGTTAGAATCAGAGAGGGGCGTTTTACTAGCTCCCTTGAAGACCATAGAATCTCAGTGCAACAACGCCTTATATGCACATATCATGAAGACATTTAGATCCGCCAGCAAGAAAATACATGAACTATTACAACATAGTATAAG ATTCAAAAAAGACACCCCATCAAACCACCTCAACAAAATACTGGTGGCAGTAAAAGAATATGGTATGCTGTTCCAAGCACCCCAAGATGTGTTGAATCAATGCGGCCTCAGCAAGAAGAATACTGAGCCTTTCCTGTTTTGGGTCGTTGG atGTATATTCAGTGAACCGGAGCCTAGGGAGCTCTATCTGTGCTATCACGAGTCGGTGCCTCAAGATCTCACTGAAGTGGCCTATTTATTGTCCTATTTGGAGTAG
- the LOC105394991 gene encoding UDP-N-acetylglucosamine--peptide N-acetylglucosaminyltransferase 110 kDa subunit: MITKMQPQANVAVPQAVTTQAQQIVGVGQQIPANAVILKMSDIQQISTVGLLELAHREYQAGDYESAELHCMQLWRQDSTNTGVLLLLSSIHFQCRRLDKSAHFSTLAIKQNPLLAEAYSNLGNVYKERGQLQEALENYRHAVRLKPDFIDGYINLAAALVAAGDMEQAVQAYVTALQYNPDLYCVRSDLGNLLKALGRLDEAKACYLKAIETRPDFAVAWSNLGCVFNAQSEIWLAIHHFEKAVALDPNFLDAYINLGNVLKEARIFDRAVAAYLRALNLSPNNAVVHGNLACVYYEQGLIDLAVDTYRRAIELQPNFPDAYCNLANALKEKGQVADAEECYNTALRLCPSHADSLNNLANIKREQGYIEEATRLYLKALEVFPEFAAAHSNLASVLQQQGKLTEALMHYKEAIRIQPTFADAYSNMGNTLKEMQDVAGALQCYTRAIQINPAFADAHSNLASIHKDSGNIPEAIQSYRTALKLKPDFPDAYCNLAHCLQIVCDWTDYEARMKKLVSIVAEQIEKNRLPSVHPHHSMLYPLTHEFRKAIAARHANLCLEKVQVLHKPPYKFPRDLQCRLRIGYVSSDFGNHPTSHLMQSVPGLHDRQKVEVFCYALSPDDGTTFRSKIAREAEHFIDLSQMPCNGKAADKIYGDGIHILVNMNGYTKGARNEIFALRPAPVQVMWLGYPGTSGASYMDYLVTDAVTSPVELASQYSEKLAYMPHTYFVGDHRQMFPHLSERLIVSDKIKGHNSLGGLADNVAVINATDLSPLVENTDIKEIKEIVRAARPLEISLKVAELPTTTPIENMIASGQVQTTVNGVILQNGLATTQTNNKAATGEEVPQSIVITTRQQYGLPDDAVVYCNFNQLYKIDPLTLHMWVYILKHVPNSVLWLLRFPAVGEPNLQATAHSLGLPPGRIIFSNVAAKEEHVRRGQLADVCLDTPLCNGHTTSMDILWTGTPVVTLPGETLASRVAASQLNTLGCPELIARTRQEYQDIAVRLGTDREYLKGIRAKVWTARMESPLFDCKAYATGLEMLYNKMWQKYARGERPDHLQAIDK, from the exons ATGATAACAAAAATGCAACCTCAAGCAAATGTCGCTGTGCCCCAAGCCGTCACGACGCAGGCTCAACAAATCGTCGGTGTGGGCCAACAGATCCCCGCCAACGCCGTAATACTGAAAATGTCTGATATTCAACAAATATCCACAGTCG GATTACTAGAGCTGGCCCACCGGGAGTACCAAGCCGGTGACTATGAGAGCGCGGAGTTGCACTGCATGCAGCTGTGGCGGCAGGACAGCACCAACACCGGtgtgctgctgctgctgtccTCCATACACTTCCAGTGTCGGAGACTCGACAAGTCCGCTCACTTCTCCACGCTGGCTATCAAACAGAACCCGCTGTTGGCTGAAGCTTATAG CAACCTGGGCAACGTCTACAAAGAGCGCGGGCAACTCCAAGAGGCGCTGGAGAACTACCGTCACGCGGTGCGGCTGAAGCCCGACTTCATCGACGGCTACATCAACCTGGCGGCGGCGTTGGTCGCGGCCGGGGATATGGAGCAAGCCGTCCAGGCGTATGTCACCGCGCTGCAGTATAATCCG GATTTGTACTGCGTAAGGAGTGACTTGGGAAATCTTCTAAAGGCTTTGGGCCGTTTGGACGAGGCGAAG GCATGTTACTTGAAGGCCATAGAAACGCGGCCGGACTTTGCCGTCGCATGGAGTAACTTGGGATGCGTGTTTAACGCACAGAGTGAGATCTGGTTGGCCATCCATCACTTTGAGAAGGCGGTGGCGTTGGACCCCAATTTCTTGGACGCATACATTAATCTCGGCAACGTCTTGAAGGAAGCTCGGATTTTCGACAG AGCGGTGGCGGCATACCTACGGGCGCTTAACCTGTCTCCAAACAACGCAGTGGTCCACGGCAACCTGGCCTGCGTCTACTACGAACAAGGACTCATCGACCTGGCAGTAGACACTTACAGGAGAGCAATAGAACTGCAACCCAACTTCCCAGACGCCTATTGCAACCTGGCAAATGCCCTCAAAGAGAAAGGCCAAGTGGCCGATGCAGAGGAGTGCTATAATACGGCGCTTCGGCTCTGCCCGTCTCACGCGGACTCGCTCAATAACCTGGCCAACATCAAGCGGGAACAAGGGTACATTGAGGAGGCCACCAGACTGTACCTGAAAGCGTTGGAGGTGTTCCCAGAGTTCGCCGCCGCGCACAGCAATTTGGCATCCGTTTTGCAGCAGCAAG GAAAGCTGACAGAAGCCCTCATGCACTACAAGGAAGCGATCCGCATCCAGCCCACATTCGCGGACGCTTACAGCAACATGGGCAACACTCTCAAGGAGATGCAAGACGTAGCGGGAGCCCTACAGTGCTACACCCGCGCCATACAGATCAACCCGGCCTTCGCTGACGCTCATAGCAACCTAGCCAGCATCCACAAAGACTCCGGCAACATTCCCGAGGCGATACAGTCTTACCGAACCGCGCTCAAACTCAAACCAGACTTCCCCGACGCGTATTGCAACCTCGCGCACTGTCTTCAAATAGTATGCGACTGGACCGACTACGAAGCTCGCATGAAGAAGCTCGTCAGTATCGTAGCTGAACAGATAGAGAAGAATCGGCTCCCGTCAGTGCATCCACATCACTCGATGCTGTATCCACTGACGCACGAGTTTCGGAAGGCGATCGCGGCGCGTCACGCGAATTTGTGCCTCGAGAAGGTGCAAGTACTACACAAGCCCCCGTATAAATTCCCGCGGGACTTGCAGTGCCGTTTGCGCATCGGTTACGTAAGCAGCGACTTTGGGAACCACCCGACGTCTCACCTGATGCAGTCAGTTCCTGGCCTTCATGACAGACAGAAGGTAGAAGTCTTCTGCTATGCTCTCAGCCCGGATGACGGGACCACATTCCGTTCTAAAATAGCTAGAGAAGCGGAACATTTTATTGACTTATCCCAAATGCCGTGCAACGGGAAGGCGGCTGATAAGATCTACGGCGATGGCATCCACATTCTGGTGAACATGAACGGTTATACTAAGGGTGCTAGGAATGAGATATTCGCCTTGCGGCCGGCACCCGTGCAGGTTATGTGGCTGGGCTACCCCGGGACTAGCGGTGCCAGTTACATGGACTATCTTGTGACAGACGCTGTGACGTCACCAGTTGAACTAGCCAGCCAGTACAGCGAGAAGCTAGCCTACATGCCCCACACATACTTCGTGGGTGATCACAGACAAATGTTCCCGCATTTGTCAGAACGACTGATTGTCAGTGACAAAATCAAAGGACACAACAGTCTGGGCGGCCTAGCGGACAATGTGGCTGTTATAAACGCGACGGATTTGTCGCCGCTGGTTGAGAATACTGATATAAAGGAGATCAAGGAGATAGTGCGCGCGGCGCGTCCGCTCGAGATATCACTGAAGGTGGCGGAGCTACCGACCACCACGCCTATTGAAAACATGATCGCTTCCGGACAAGTTCAG ACCACAGTAAACGGCGTGATCCTCCAGAACGGCTTAGCAACAACACAAACGAACAACAAAGCGGCAACCGGCGAAGAAGTGCCCCAATCCATAGTCATTACCACGCGACAGCAATACGGCTTGCCTGACGATGCAGTCGTGTACTGCAACTTCAACCAGCTCTACAAGATCGACCCCCTGACGCTGCACATGTGGGTGTATATTCTGAAGCACGTGCCGAACAGTGTTTTATGGCTGCTGAGGTTCCCGGCTGTCGGGGAGCCGAATCTACAGGCTACTGCTCATTCGTTAG GTCTCCCCCCCGGCCGCATAATCTTCTCCAACGTGGCAGCTAAAGAAGAGCACGTGAGGCGCGGGCAGCTCGCGGACGTGTGTCTCGACACGCCGCTCTGTAATGGACATACGACCAGCATGGACATACTGTGGACCGGCACGCCAGTTGTGACCCTGCCCGGGGAGACGCTCGCTTCTAG GGTGGCCGCTTCTCAACTAAACACACTCGGCTGTCCGGAACTCATTGCGAGGACAAGACAAGAATATCAAGACATAGCTGTAAGACTCGGGACTGATAGAGAATA CTTGAAAGGCATCCGCGCGAAAGTGTGGACAGCACGTATGGAGAGCCCCCTGTTCGACTGCAAGGCGTACGCCACCGGCCTCGAGATGCTCTACAACAAGATGTGGCAGAAGTACGCGAGGGGCGAGCGGCCCGACCACCTGCAGGCCATCGACAAGTAG